One part of the Vitis riparia cultivar Riparia Gloire de Montpellier isolate 1030 chromosome 6, EGFV_Vit.rip_1.0, whole genome shotgun sequence genome encodes these proteins:
- the LOC117916588 gene encoding transmembrane protein 209: protein MDGGGRERSSSPSKPSKFSVYQNPALSAVLTANSLRPSKSTFLSIFLVSTASAFAFLGFISRENGFVNKLRVKNISQEAAYFFAKVIETVVGLVFVGTISALFKAIYLRRARNIAGVSVISPSKGTKDQTCLTNRQLGLLGIRPKVEQVMSETSKKPPKSKSHLPSVSSDALVPLHPPVASSNRASRIGTDKSSSSSGNKLRSLSTPSKSPVSPSSLYLVPGPTSQLPPVQTSPGMDPLALTPWSNKGGSFTKEITTEEKLERFLADVNEKITESAGKLATPPPTINGFGITSPSTIASSGNASGATRSTPLRSVRMSPGSQKFSTPPKKGEGEIPPPMSMEEAIEAFDHLGIYPQIEQWRDHLRQWFSLVLLNPLVSKIETSHNQVMQAAAKLGISITINQVGSDLPTTGTPATVSPVDRTKEWQPTFTLDEDGLLHQLRATLVQALDVSLPKLSNIQQSPQQNPMIPIMQECVDAITEHQRLHALMKGEWVKGLLPQSSVREDYTVQRIRELADGTCLKNYEYLGNGEVYDKRNKKWTLELPTDSHLLLYLFCAFLEHPKWTLHMDPTSFIGAQSTKNPLFLGVLPPKERFPEKYIAVTSGVPSTLHPGASILVVGRQSPPIFALYWDKKLQFSLQGRTALWDSILILCHRIKYGYGGIIRGMHLGSSALCILPVLDSESED from the exons ATGGACGGGGGAGGAAGAGAAAGGAGCTCCTCCCCATCCAAACCTTCAAAGTTTTCGGTGTATCAGAACCCAGCCCTATCTGCAGTCCTAACCGCCAACAGTCTTCGGCCGTCGAAGTCCACATTCCTGTCTATCTTCCTTGTCTCCACTGCTTCGGCCTTTGCTTTTCTCGGCTTTATCTCCAG GGAAAATGGGTTTGTCAACAAATTGAGAGTCAAAAATATTTCCCAAGAGGCAGCTT ATTTTTTTGCCAAGGTAATAGAGACGGTGGTAGGCTTAGTTTTTGTTGGAACTATTTCTGCCCTTTTCAAAGCCATCTACTTGCGAAGAGCAAGAAATATTGCTGGTGTATCGGTTATATCTCCCTCCAAGGGAACTAAGGATCAAACATGCCTTACAAATCGTCAACTAGGGCTTTTGGGAATCAGGCCAAAGGTTGAACAGGTCATGTCTGAAACTTCAAAGAAGCCCCCTAAATCTAAATCTCATTTGCCGTCTGTTTCATCAGATGCCCTTGTTCCACTTCATCCTCCGGTTGCTAGTTCAAATCGTGCATCTCGAATTGGCACTGATAAGTCAAGCAGCAGTAGTGGGAATAAGTTACGCTCTCTCAGTACTCCATCTAAATCACCAGTTTCTCCATCTTCTCTATATCTTGTCCCTGGACCCACATCACAGCTACCTCCTGTTCAGACTTCACCAGGTATGGATCCATTAGCCTTGACCCCTTGGTCAAATAAGGGAGGCTCCTTCACTAAAGAGATAACAACAGAAGAAAAGCTTGAGCGGTTCTTGGCAGATGTAAATGAGAAAATCACCGAATCAGCAGGAAAACTGGCAACTCCACCACCTACCATTAATGGGTTCGGCATCACCAGTCCTAGTACCATTGCCAGTTCAGGCAATGCTTCTGGAGCTACAAGGAGTACACCATTAAGGTCTGTGAGGATGTCCCCTGGTTCCCAGAAGTTCAGCACTCCCCCTAAAAAGGGAGAGGGTGAGATTCCACCACCTATGTCCATGGAAGAAGCAATTGAGGCTTTTGATCATTTAGGCATCTATCCTCAAATCGAGCAGTGGCGTGACCATCTTAGGCAATGGTTTTCTTTGGTTTTGCTCAATCCTCTAGTTAGCAAAATTGAAACCAGCCATAATCAG GTAATGCAAGCGGCTGCTAAACTTGGTATTTCTATTACAATCAATCAAGTGGGAAGTGATTTGCCTACTACTGGAACTCCTGCTACTGTGTCTCCAGTCGATAGGACTAAGGAATGGCAACCAACATTTACTCTTGATGAAGATGGGCTTCTTCATCAATTACGTGCAACTCTTGTGCAGGCTCTTGATGTTTCCTTGC CAAAGTTGTCCAACATACAACAATCACCTCAGCAGAATCCAATGATTCCTATCATGCAAGAGTGTGTGGATGCCATTACTGAGCACCAAAGGCTTCATGCATTGATGAAAGGAGAGTGGGTTAAAGGTTTGCTGCCACAAAGCAGTGTTCGGGAAGATTATACTGTACAACGGATCCGGG AGCTTGCTGATGGAACCTGCTTGAAGAATTATGAGTATCTTGGAAATGGAGAGGTTTATGACAAAAGGAACAAGAAGTGGACTCTTGAGCTTCCTACTGATTCTCACTTGCTTTTATATCTATTCTGTGCTTTCCTAGAACACCCTAAGTGGACACTGCACATGGATCCTACATCTTTTATTGGAGCACAGTCTACCAAAAATCCCTTATTCTTGGGAGTTTTGCCTCCAAAGGAAAGGTTTCCTGAGAAGTACATAGCTGTCACATCTGGTGTTCCTTCTACTCTTCACCCAGGAGCTAGTATACTGGTTGTCGGAAGGCAAAGCCCTCCAATCTTTGCCTTGTACTGGGATAAGAAGCTGCAGTTCTCTCTTCAG GGAAGAACTGCACTATGGGATTCCATCTTAATTCTGTGCCACAGGATTAAGTACGGCTATGGGGGAATCATCCGGGGCATGCATCTTGGTTCTTCTGCTCTGTGCATCCTCCCAGTTCTTGATTCAGAAAGTGAAGATTGA